The following are encoded together in the Pseudomonas sp. IB20 genome:
- a CDS encoding ABC transporter ATP-binding protein, with the protein MTQALIELSDLGFNWPGHPQLLDIPAFRLEAGETLFLKGPSGSGKTTLLGLLGGVQKPTRGSIRLLGQELTELSAGARDRFRVDHTGYIFQQFNLLPFLSVRENVELPCHFSKLRAQRAVQRHGSVDQAAATLLAHLGLKDKDLLERRADSLSIGQQQRVAAARALIGQPELVIADEPTSALDYDAREAFIQLLFAECREAGASLLFVSHDQSLAPLFDRNLSLTELNRAATPAEV; encoded by the coding sequence ATGACCCAAGCGTTAATCGAACTGTCTGATCTGGGCTTCAACTGGCCCGGCCACCCACAGTTGCTGGACATCCCCGCATTCCGCCTGGAAGCTGGCGAAACCCTGTTTCTCAAAGGCCCCAGCGGCAGTGGCAAAACCACTCTGCTCGGGCTTTTGGGCGGCGTGCAGAAACCCACCCGGGGCAGCATTCGCCTGCTCGGCCAGGAGCTGACCGAGCTGTCGGCCGGCGCCCGCGACCGCTTCCGCGTGGACCACACCGGCTACATTTTCCAGCAGTTCAACTTGCTGCCGTTTTTATCAGTGCGCGAGAACGTTGAGCTGCCTTGCCACTTTTCCAAGCTGCGCGCGCAACGCGCGGTTCAGCGCCACGGCAGTGTCGACCAGGCCGCCGCGACCTTGCTCGCGCATTTGGGTTTGAAAGATAAAGACCTGCTCGAGCGCCGCGCCGACTCACTGTCCATCGGCCAACAGCAACGCGTAGCCGCCGCCCGTGCGCTGATCGGCCAACCGGAGCTGGTGATCGCCGACGAACCCACTTCGGCCCTGGACTACGACGCCCGCGAAGCTTTCATCCAGTTGTTGTTCGCCGAATGCCGCGAAGCTGGCGCCAGCCTGCTGTTTGTCAGCCATGACCAGAGCCTGGCGCCGCTGTTCGACCGCAACCTGTCGCTGACAGAACTCAATCGCGCCGCCACGCCCGCAGAGGTTTGA
- a CDS encoding ABC transporter permease: protein MYLFRLAMASLANRRFTAILTAFAIALSVCLLLAVERVRVEARNSFASTISGTDLIVGARSGSVNLLLYSVFRIGNATNNIRWDSYEHFAASPQVKWAIPISLGDSHRGYRVMGTNESYFEHYQYGRKQNLELAIGRAFATDPFEVVLGAEVADALHYKLGDKLVLAHGVAVVSLVKHDDKPFTVVGILKRTGTPVDRTLHISLGGMEAIHIDWHNGVPAQGKGRISADQARNMDLTPQAITAFMLGLNNKISTFALQREINEFRGEPMLAILPGVALQELWSMMGTAEKALFVISLFVVLTGLIGMLTAILTSLNERRREMAILRSVGARPWHIATLLIFEAFALALSGVVAGVGLLYVCIAASRGYLQANYGLDLPMSWPSEYEWTLLAGILAAALLMGSVPAWRAYRQSLADGLSIRL from the coding sequence ATGTATCTGTTCCGTCTAGCCATGGCCAGCCTGGCTAACCGCCGCTTTACCGCGATCCTCACCGCCTTCGCCATCGCGCTCTCAGTCTGCTTGTTGCTCGCGGTAGAACGCGTGCGCGTTGAGGCACGCAACAGTTTTGCCAGCACCATCAGCGGCACCGACCTGATCGTCGGCGCCCGCTCGGGCTCAGTCAACTTGCTGCTGTACTCGGTATTCCGCATAGGCAACGCCACCAACAACATCCGTTGGGACAGCTACGAGCACTTCGCTGCCAGCCCGCAGGTGAAATGGGCGATCCCGATTTCCCTCGGCGATTCGCACCGCGGCTACCGGGTGATGGGCACCAACGAATCCTACTTCGAGCATTACCAGTACGGCCGCAAACAGAACCTCGAACTGGCCATCGGCCGCGCCTTCGCCACCGACCCGTTTGAAGTGGTGCTTGGTGCTGAAGTTGCCGATGCACTGCATTACAAGCTCGGCGACAAGCTGGTGCTGGCCCATGGTGTCGCGGTGGTCAGCCTGGTGAAGCACGATGACAAACCATTCACCGTGGTCGGCATTCTGAAACGCACCGGCACCCCGGTGGACCGCACGCTGCACATCAGCCTTGGCGGGATGGAAGCCATCCATATCGACTGGCACAACGGCGTGCCCGCCCAGGGCAAAGGCCGTATCAGCGCCGATCAGGCGCGCAATATGGACCTGACCCCGCAAGCCATCACTGCGTTTATGCTCGGGTTGAACAACAAGATCTCCACCTTTGCCCTGCAACGCGAGATCAACGAATTCCGTGGTGAACCGATGCTGGCGATCCTGCCGGGCGTGGCGCTGCAAGAGCTGTGGAGCATGATGGGCACCGCCGAAAAGGCACTGTTTGTGATCTCGCTGTTCGTGGTGCTGACCGGTTTGATCGGCATGCTCACGGCGATCCTCACCAGCCTCAACGAACGCCGCCGCGAGATGGCGATCCTGCGCTCGGTGGGCGCACGGCCCTGGCATATCGCAACGTTGCTGATCTTCGAAGCGTTCGCCCTGGCCTTGTCCGGTGTGGTGGCGGGCGTCGGCTTGTTGTACGTGTGCATCGCCGCGTCGCGCGGGTATTTGCAGGCCAACTATGGCCTGGACTTGCCGATGTCGTGGCCCAGCGAATATGAATGGACCTTGCTCGCCGGTATCTTGGCGGCCGCGCTGTTGATGGGCAGCGTGCCCGCGTGGCGTGCCTATCGACAATCCCTGGCCGATGGCCTGTCCATACGTTTATGA
- a CDS encoding DUF3299 domain-containing protein → MRRALFALLLLVVVPAWAEDQPKDLSWQEMIPPDAPPEIPNMKPLHDLSSMADALSVESAPAVKQDLPNAPVVQSLDGKHIRLPGYIVPLEVSEEGRTTEFLLVPYFGACIHVPPPPSNQIVHVKSEVGVKLDELYQPYWIEGAMQVKPSSSELADAGYQMDADKIYVYELQE, encoded by the coding sequence ATGCGTCGTGCCCTGTTTGCCTTGTTGCTGCTGGTGGTGGTGCCTGCCTGGGCCGAGGATCAGCCCAAGGATCTGTCCTGGCAGGAAATGATCCCGCCGGACGCGCCGCCGGAAATCCCCAATATGAAGCCGTTGCACGACCTGTCGAGCATGGCCGATGCGCTGTCGGTCGAGTCGGCGCCCGCCGTCAAGCAAGACTTGCCCAACGCGCCAGTGGTGCAGAGCCTCGACGGCAAGCACATCCGTTTGCCGGGTTACATCGTGCCGCTGGAGGTCAGCGAAGAAGGCCGCACCACCGAGTTCTTGCTGGTGCCGTATTTCGGCGCGTGCATCCATGTGCCGCCACCGCCGTCGAACCAGATCGTGCATGTGAAAAGCGAAGTCGGGGTGAAACTCGACGAGCTGTACCAGCCGTATTGGATCGAGGGCGCGATGCAGGTCAAGCCGTCTTCGAGTGAATTGGCCGATGCCGGTTATCAGATGGACGCCGACAAGATTTATGTCTACGAACTGCAGGAATAA
- a CDS encoding OmpW/AlkL family protein translates to MNKSLLGASLFALALAAPVAHAHEAGDILIRAGAITVNPKADSSSVKVDQGPLAGTNLGGKATMSSDTQLGLNFAYMITNHVGIELLAATPFEHDVKIKNTALGAANGKLGTLKHLPPTLSVVYYPLDNKSAFQPYVGAGINYTWIYDEHVGSRAEQAGFSNFKAENSWGWAAQIGADYMINDKWMINAQARYIDISTKATVDNNALGQGTRAKVNVDVDPMVYMVGIGYKF, encoded by the coding sequence ATGAACAAGTCTCTGCTCGGCGCGTCCCTCTTCGCGCTCGCCCTCGCCGCCCCTGTCGCACACGCTCACGAAGCGGGCGACATTCTGATTCGCGCCGGTGCAATCACCGTGAATCCGAAAGCAGACAGCAGCAGCGTGAAGGTCGACCAGGGCCCATTGGCGGGCACCAACCTGGGCGGCAAGGCGACCATGAGCAGCGACACTCAACTGGGCCTCAACTTCGCCTACATGATCACCAATCACGTCGGTATCGAACTGCTGGCGGCCACGCCGTTCGAGCATGACGTGAAGATCAAGAACACCGCCCTGGGCGCTGCCAACGGCAAGCTCGGTACGCTGAAACACCTGCCGCCGACCTTGAGCGTCGTGTACTACCCGCTCGACAACAAATCCGCCTTCCAACCGTACGTGGGCGCCGGTATCAACTACACCTGGATCTACGACGAGCACGTCGGCAGCCGCGCCGAACAAGCTGGCTTCAGCAACTTCAAGGCCGAAAACTCCTGGGGCTGGGCCGCGCAGATCGGCGCCGACTACATGATCAACGACAAGTGGATGATCAACGCCCAGGCGCGTTACATCGACATCAGCACCAAGGCCACCGTGGACAACAACGCGCTGGGCCAAGGCACACGCGCCAAGGTCAACGTGGACGTCGACCCGATGGTTTACATGGTCGGTATTGGCTACAAGTTCTAA
- a CDS encoding sugar nucleotide-binding protein, with translation MRMRLMLLGGGNALGQALIRLGAEEDIGFLAPKPPQDGWDAASLTQLLDDTRPDALINLAYYFDWFQAEAVSETRLTAQEFAIERLAELCQHHNITLLQPSSYRVFDGSRATAYSEKDEPVPLGLRGQALWRIEQSVRATCPQHVLLRFGWLLDDSVDGTLGRFLARAEKPDELLMADDRRGNPTPVDDAARVIISVLKQLDCAAPLWGTYHYAGHEATTPLALGQAILTEARNFHPLAIESPTAQAHAARPDAADEPQHAVLACKKILHTFGIKPRAWRAGLPALLDRFYRHS, from the coding sequence ATGCGAATGCGCCTTATGTTACTGGGCGGCGGGAATGCCCTCGGGCAGGCGCTGATTCGCCTCGGTGCAGAGGAAGACATTGGTTTCCTCGCACCCAAACCGCCCCAAGACGGCTGGGATGCCGCGAGCCTCACCCAATTGCTCGACGACACTCGTCCCGATGCGTTGATCAACCTCGCCTACTATTTCGACTGGTTCCAGGCCGAAGCGGTCAGCGAAACCCGCCTGACTGCCCAGGAGTTCGCCATCGAACGCCTGGCCGAGCTTTGCCAGCACCACAACATCACCTTGCTGCAACCCTCCAGCTACCGCGTGTTCGATGGCTCCCGCGCCACCGCCTACAGCGAAAAAGACGAGCCGGTGCCCCTGGGCCTGCGCGGCCAGGCGTTGTGGCGTATCGAACAGAGCGTGCGTGCGACTTGCCCGCAACATGTGCTGCTACGGTTTGGTTGGCTGCTGGATGACAGCGTGGACGGCACCCTCGGGCGCTTTTTGGCCCGGGCCGAGAAGCCGGACGAGCTGCTGATGGCCGATGATCGGCGCGGTAACCCGACGCCGGTGGACGACGCGGCGCGGGTGATCATCTCGGTGCTCAAGCAACTTGATTGCGCGGCGCCGCTGTGGGGCACGTATCACTACGCCGGGCACGAGGCGACCACACCGTTGGCGCTGGGCCAGGCGATCCTCACTGAAGCACGTAATTTTCACCCGCTGGCGATCGAGTCCCCCACCGCCCAGGCCCATGCGGCACGGCCGGATGCGGCGGATGAACCGCAACATGCGGTGCTGGCCTGCAAGAAGATTCTGCACACCTTCGGCATCAAGCCACGGGCGTGGCGGGCCGGTTTACCGGCGCTGCTGGATCGGTTCTATCGGCATAGCTGA
- a CDS encoding mechanosensitive ion channel family protein, translating to MLNLKAALLLGALLFCGSGALQAAATAPAAETPAKPELLVEGGLLGAISSSIDDVQDKLELNQNLIDAWRLRADRAADEVGRLVDQTAQRSPWSVAGDFLLLSGVWVGAFAVLMLLGRFFVQRLSRRHFVEQRERLQGILGYVVPFTVPAIICLPLTLYVSHFLPSSVGRALALCFAYATSSGIFSTSMLLCVIVMFNVGHKRPAVQIIRDYCPKPLFLIGFLAALSDALTSPQIARQLGGNITSSIAVFTGLFAAVIFGVLVVRLRRPVAHLIRNRPLAQRLKHPALQQSLRVFSGLWYWPILLMVLVSAINLIGAGDDNQKALRCALFTTILLIGTVFLSTVLQHLFKSRSQVTIQRSSAYKERFLSLLHAILRIVMAIAFIEILGRIWGISLFEFAQRNSVGRAISDSLSSIGLILLMTWLFWVVLDTAIQEALKPPVNKRSSRQPSTRVKTILPLLRNAVKIVLVVICAITTMANLGINVAPLLAGAGVVGLAIGFGSQQLVQDVITGLFIIIEDTLSIGDWVVLDSGHAGTVEGLTIRTLRLRDGKGFVHSVPFGQIKAVTNQSRQFAYAFFSVQFTYDTDVDKAVELIREAGQSIRDDVFLKYNLQGPLEVFGVDKMDLNGVVLTAQFRTVSGGQYAVSRAFNQRLKKLVDKCDEVHFAQTYPQQVLLPKRTGQVDEPDAEVPVSVVLTEQPRSQ from the coding sequence TTGCTGAATCTAAAGGCTGCATTACTGCTTGGCGCGCTGCTGTTTTGTGGCAGCGGCGCACTGCAAGCTGCGGCCACCGCGCCTGCAGCCGAAACGCCGGCCAAACCCGAGTTGCTGGTAGAAGGCGGCCTGCTCGGCGCCATCAGCTCCAGCATTGACGACGTGCAGGACAAACTCGAGCTCAATCAAAACCTCATCGACGCTTGGCGCCTGCGCGCCGACCGCGCGGCGGATGAAGTCGGGCGCCTGGTCGACCAGACCGCCCAACGCTCGCCGTGGAGCGTGGCCGGGGACTTCCTGTTGCTGTCCGGGGTGTGGGTGGGCGCCTTTGCGGTGTTGATGCTACTGGGGCGCTTTTTCGTCCAGCGCCTGAGTAGGCGGCATTTCGTCGAACAGCGCGAGCGCCTGCAAGGCATCCTTGGGTATGTGGTGCCCTTCACGGTTCCAGCAATTATCTGCCTGCCGCTGACCCTCTACGTCAGCCACTTCTTGCCCTCGTCAGTGGGCCGCGCGCTGGCGCTGTGTTTTGCCTACGCCACCAGCAGCGGTATCTTTTCCACGTCGATGTTGTTGTGCGTGATCGTCATGTTCAACGTCGGCCACAAACGTCCGGCTGTGCAGATCATTCGCGACTACTGCCCCAAGCCGCTGTTCCTGATTGGCTTCCTCGCGGCCCTCAGTGACGCGCTGACCAGCCCGCAAATCGCCCGGCAGTTGGGTGGCAATATCACCAGCAGCATCGCGGTATTCACCGGCCTGTTCGCGGCGGTGATTTTCGGTGTGCTGGTGGTGCGCCTGCGTCGCCCGGTGGCGCATCTGATCCGTAATCGGCCACTGGCCCAGCGTCTCAAACACCCGGCATTGCAGCAGTCGCTGCGGGTGTTTTCCGGGCTGTGGTACTGGCCGATTCTGTTGATGGTGCTGGTCTCGGCGATCAACCTGATCGGCGCCGGCGACGATAACCAGAAGGCCCTGCGTTGCGCGCTGTTCACCACGATTTTGCTGATCGGCACGGTCTTTCTCAGCACGGTGCTGCAACACCTGTTCAAGTCTCGCAGCCAGGTGACGATCCAGCGCAGCAGCGCCTATAAGGAACGCTTCCTTAGCCTGTTGCACGCGATCCTGCGCATCGTCATGGCCATCGCGTTTATCGAAATTCTCGGGCGTATCTGGGGCATCTCGCTGTTCGAATTTGCCCAGCGCAACTCGGTGGGCCGCGCGATCAGCGACTCCCTCAGCAGCATCGGCCTGATCCTGCTGATGACCTGGCTGTTCTGGGTGGTGCTCGACACCGCGATCCAGGAGGCGCTGAAGCCGCCGGTGAATAAACGCTCGAGCCGCCAGCCAAGCACACGGGTCAAAACCATCCTGCCGCTGCTGCGTAACGCGGTGAAAATCGTCCTGGTGGTGATCTGCGCGATCACCACCATGGCCAACCTGGGCATCAACGTCGCGCCGCTGCTGGCCGGTGCCGGTGTGGTCGGCCTGGCCATCGGTTTCGGCTCGCAGCAACTGGTGCAGGACGTGATCACCGGCCTGTTCATCATCATTGAAGACACGCTGTCCATCGGCGACTGGGTGGTGCTCGACTCCGGCCACGCCGGCACCGTCGAAGGCCTGACCATCCGCACCCTGCGCCTGCGCGACGGCAAGGGTTTTGTGCACTCGGTGCCGTTCGGGCAGATCAAGGCGGTCACCAACCAGTCGCGGCAATTTGCCTACGCGTTCTTCTCGGTGCAGTTCACCTACGACACCGACGTGGACAAGGCCGTGGAACTGATCCGCGAGGCCGGGCAATCGATTCGCGACGATGTGTTCCTCAAGTACAACCTGCAAGGGCCGCTGGAGGTGTTTGGCGTCGACAAAATGGACCTCAACGGCGTGGTGCTCACCGCGCAATTCCGCACGGTGTCGGGCGGGCAATATGCGGTGAGCCGTGCGTTTAACCAGCGTTTGAAAAAGCTTGTGGATAAGTGTGATGAGGTGCACTTCGCGCAAACTTATCCACAGCAGGTTCTGTTGCCTAAGCGTACAGGCCAGGTGGATGAGCCGGATGCCGAGGTGCCGGTTTCGGTGGTGTTGACCGAGCAGCCCAGGTCTCAATAG
- a CDS encoding endonuclease/exonuclease/phosphatase family protein → MTHPELIPATPTAAITRFTVLTVNIHKGFTALNRRFILPELREAVRSVGADMVFLQEIHGTHERHPQRYSDWPKMPQYEFLADSIWPQFAYGRNAVYPHGDHGNALLSKFQIVRYDNLDISQSGHESRGLLHCVLRLPGTGQHVHAICMHLGLREVHRQQQLRLLEQRISEIPADAPLVVAGDFNDWRQKADLSQSGLKEVFVHAHGKPARTFPARLPLLALDRIYVRNLKIHNPKVLTTRPWSHLSDHVPLSVEIEL, encoded by the coding sequence ATGACCCATCCTGAATTGATCCCCGCCACGCCCACCGCCGCCATCACCCGGTTCACCGTGCTGACGGTGAATATCCACAAGGGCTTCACCGCGCTGAATCGACGCTTCATCCTGCCCGAGCTGCGTGAAGCGGTGCGCAGCGTGGGCGCCGACATGGTGTTTCTGCAGGAAATCCACGGCACGCACGAGCGCCATCCCCAGCGCTACAGCGATTGGCCGAAGATGCCGCAGTACGAGTTCCTGGCCGACAGCATCTGGCCGCAGTTCGCCTATGGGCGCAACGCGGTGTACCCGCATGGCGACCACGGCAATGCGCTGTTGTCGAAATTCCAGATCGTGCGCTACGACAACCTCGACATCTCGCAAAGCGGCCATGAAAGCCGTGGCCTGCTGCACTGTGTATTGCGCCTGCCAGGCACCGGCCAGCACGTGCATGCGATCTGCATGCACCTGGGCCTGCGCGAGGTGCATCGTCAGCAGCAATTGCGTTTGCTGGAGCAACGGATCAGCGAGATTCCCGCTGACGCGCCGCTGGTGGTTGCCGGTGATTTCAACGACTGGCGCCAGAAGGCCGACCTGAGCCAAAGCGGCCTCAAGGAAGTGTTCGTCCACGCCCACGGCAAGCCTGCGCGCACCTTCCCGGCGCGCCTGCCGTTGCTGGCGCTGGATCGCATCTACGTGCGCAACCTCAAGATTCATAACCCCAAGGTGCTGACGACCCGGCCTTGGTCGCATTTGTCCGACCATGTGCCGCTGTCGGTGGAGATCGAGTTATGA
- the clsB gene encoding cardiolipin synthase ClsB, producing MSVAVEHIATDQPPDEAKARDLDYGWQGGNQLELLENGEAYFPKVFDAMRQAQREILLETFILFEDKVGHELKGILIEAAQRGVKVVVSLDGFGCGELSPAFLGELAQAGVLVQMFDPASKRLGIRTNWFRRLHRKIVVVDATVAFIGGINFSADHLGDFGPEAKQDYAVQVTGPAVADLHHFALAQSGRQVRTRRGWRRRQQRPSLWPRENEDGLVRLIYRDNVQHRDDIEEAYIHALSKARNRVVIANAYFFPGYRLLREIRNAARRGVHVQLIMQGQPDVLLAKLAARMLYDYLLKDGVVIHEYYQRPLHGKVALVDDEWSTVGSSNLDPLSLSLNLEANVLIRDRAFNQQLYERLELLAKNHCQTMPENRKPRLWLWRLTVGFLVFHVMRHFPALTGWLPAHKPRLKPFESQAHDR from the coding sequence ATGAGCGTCGCGGTAGAACACATCGCCACCGACCAGCCGCCGGATGAAGCCAAAGCGCGTGATCTCGATTACGGCTGGCAAGGCGGCAACCAGCTCGAACTGCTGGAGAACGGCGAGGCGTACTTTCCGAAGGTCTTTGACGCGATGCGCCAGGCGCAGCGGGAGATCCTGCTGGAGACGTTTATCCTGTTCGAAGACAAGGTCGGGCATGAACTCAAAGGCATCCTGATCGAGGCGGCGCAGCGCGGCGTGAAAGTGGTGGTCAGCCTGGATGGGTTCGGCTGCGGCGAGTTGAGCCCGGCCTTTCTCGGCGAGCTGGCGCAGGCGGGCGTGCTGGTGCAGATGTTCGACCCGGCTTCGAAAAGACTGGGGATTCGCACCAACTGGTTTCGCCGCTTGCACCGTAAGATTGTGGTGGTGGACGCTACGGTGGCGTTTATTGGCGGGATCAATTTTTCGGCGGATCACTTGGGTGATTTCGGCCCCGAAGCCAAGCAGGATTACGCCGTGCAAGTGACCGGCCCGGCGGTGGCGGACCTGCACCATTTCGCCCTCGCCCAAAGCGGTCGCCAGGTGCGTACGCGGCGCGGCTGGCGGCGGCGTCAGCAACGACCCTCGCTGTGGCCCCGCGAGAACGAGGACGGTTTGGTACGCCTGATTTACCGCGACAACGTGCAACACCGCGATGACATTGAAGAGGCGTATATCCACGCCTTGAGCAAAGCCCGAAATCGTGTGGTGATCGCCAACGCTTACTTCTTCCCCGGCTACCGCCTGCTACGCGAGATTCGCAACGCCGCGCGCCGTGGCGTGCACGTGCAACTGATCATGCAGGGCCAGCCGGATGTGCTGCTGGCCAAGCTGGCGGCGCGTATGCTTTACGACTATTTGCTCAAGGATGGCGTGGTCATTCACGAGTATTACCAGCGACCGCTGCACGGCAAAGTCGCGCTGGTGGATGACGAGTGGAGCACCGTGGGCTCGAGCAACTTGGACCCGTTGAGCCTGTCGCTGAACCTGGAAGCCAACGTGCTGATTCGCGACCGCGCGTTCAATCAGCAGCTGTACGAGCGCCTGGAGCTACTCGCGAAAAACCATTGCCAAACCATGCCGGAAAACCGCAAGCCACGCCTGTGGTTATGGCGCTTGACCGTGGGTTTCCTGGTGTTTCATGTGATGCGCCATTTCCCCGCGCTGACCGGTTGGCTGCCGGCGCACAAACCGCGCTTGAAGCCTTTTGAGAGCCAGGCCCATGACCGCTGA
- a CDS encoding lysylphosphatidylglycerol synthase domain-containing protein, whose protein sequence is MTAEAGRSRFKRWKKPLTIAFFLLLIVLFTLLARRIDWSEVLQTLGDFKVRTLLIAGALTLCSFLVYASFDLIGRTYIRQPLVWKQILPVGIISYAFNLNLSAWVGGIAMRYRLYSRLGVSTSNIAKILGLSLATNWFGYMALAGVVFSSGWVTMPPGWKVSTFALQGIGMLLVLVSLGYLAACRFSKKRAWSIKGIEINLPSLRMACLQLVLGALNWSLMAAVIFTLLPAKLDYPLVLGVLLISAIAGVVTHIPAGLGVLEAVFIGLLQHEASRGSLLAGLIAYRAIYFILPLLIALVMYLGVEAKAKALRVKKPPA, encoded by the coding sequence ATGACCGCTGAAGCCGGCCGCTCGCGCTTCAAGCGTTGGAAGAAACCGCTGACCATCGCCTTCTTCCTGCTGCTGATCGTGCTGTTTACCCTGCTCGCGCGGCGCATCGACTGGAGCGAGGTGTTGCAGACGCTGGGTGACTTCAAGGTGCGCACGTTGTTGATCGCAGGCGCGCTGACCTTGTGCAGTTTTCTCGTCTACGCCAGCTTCGATCTGATCGGCCGTACTTACATCCGCCAACCCTTGGTCTGGAAGCAGATCCTGCCGGTGGGGATCATCAGCTATGCGTTCAACCTCAACCTGAGCGCGTGGGTCGGCGGGATTGCCATGCGTTATCGGCTGTATTCGCGGCTGGGTGTGAGCACCAGCAATATCGCCAAGATTCTTGGGCTGAGCCTGGCCACCAATTGGTTTGGCTATATGGCCTTGGCCGGTGTGGTGTTCAGCAGCGGGTGGGTGACCATGCCGCCGGGTTGGAAAGTCAGCACTTTTGCCTTGCAAGGCATTGGGATGTTGCTGGTGTTGGTCAGCCTGGGTTATCTGGCGGCCTGCCGGTTTTCGAAAAAGCGCGCGTGGTCGATCAAGGGCATCGAGATCAATCTGCCGTCTTTGCGCATGGCCTGTTTACAGTTGGTGTTAGGCGCGTTGAATTGGTCATTGATGGCGGCAGTGATCTTTACCTTGTTGCCGGCCAAGTTGGACTATCCGCTGGTGTTAGGCGTGCTGCTGATCAGCGCAATTGCCGGTGTGGTCACGCATATACCGGCCGGGCTTGGGGTGCTGGAGGCGGTGTTTATCGGGCTGTTGCAGCATGAGGCGTCGCGGGGCAGCTTGCTCGCGGGGTTGATTGCTTACCGGGCGATCTACTTTATTTTGCCGCTGTTGATTGCGTTGGTGATGTACCTCGGGGTTGAGGCTAAGGCCAAGGCGTTGCGGGTGAAGAAGCCCCCCGCCTGA
- a CDS encoding alpha/beta hydrolase family protein, whose amino-acid sequence MTARSESIAIDIDDEQMSGTFLSPKSKVPGVLFVHGWGGSQERDLERAKGIAGLGCVCLTFDLRGHAGTGIPLSRVTREDNLRDLLAAYDRLLSHPAIDTSAVAVVGTSYGGYLAAILTSLRPVRWLALRVPALYRDQKWLTPKRDLDKADLMDYRSTLVHAETNRALHACAKFTGDVLIVESETDDHVPHATIMSYRAACQQTHSLTHRIIDGADHSLSDPVSQQAYTSILVDWITEMVVGERLSIIQSR is encoded by the coding sequence ATGACGGCTAGAAGCGAAAGCATTGCGATCGACATCGACGACGAACAGATGAGCGGGACGTTCCTGAGCCCCAAATCCAAAGTGCCGGGCGTGTTGTTTGTGCACGGCTGGGGCGGTAGCCAAGAGCGTGACCTGGAGCGCGCCAAAGGCATCGCGGGCCTGGGTTGCGTGTGCCTGACCTTTGACCTGCGCGGCCACGCCGGCACCGGTATTCCGTTGTCTCGCGTCACTCGCGAAGACAACCTGCGCGACCTGCTGGCCGCGTACGATCGCCTGCTGTCACACCCGGCCATCGATACCTCGGCCGTGGCGGTGGTGGGCACCAGTTACGGCGGCTACCTGGCGGCGATTCTCACCTCATTGCGCCCGGTGCGCTGGCTGGCGCTGCGCGTGCCGGCGCTGTACCGCGACCAGAAATGGCTTACGCCCAAGCGCGACCTGGATAAGGCCGACCTGATGGATTACCGCAGCACCTTGGTGCACGCCGAAACCAACCGCGCCCTGCATGCTTGCGCGAAATTCACCGGCGATGTGCTGATTGTCGAATCGGAAACCGACGACCACGTGCCCCACGCCACCATCATGAGCTACCGCGCGGCGTGCCAGCAGACACACTCCCTGACCCACCGCATCATCGACGGAGCCGACCACTCCTTGAGCGACCCGGTGTCGCAGCAGGCCTACACCTCGATCCTGGTGGACTGGATTACCGAGATGGTCGTGGGCGAGCGGTTGAGCATTATTCAATCGCGCTGA